A single Tuberibacillus sp. Marseille-P3662 DNA region contains:
- the mtnK gene encoding S-methyl-5-thioribose kinase, whose translation MDYREFTASEAAEYVRTIPGLFQKSAALIGSDISDGNMNLVFRVYDSKNRENSVILKQALPYMRAVGPSWPLTSDRIRIEYETLSVQNKICPDWVPRIYHYDEKRALIIMEDLSSHHILRKGLMAQHRYPSLPKHIGTFLARSLFLTSDFGATYEERQKLKTQFQNKTMRRISEDFIFTYPFTDHEMNRSNPSIQSVLADIRNNDELQAEIAIIKQQFITNKQALIHGDLHTGSMMVTGNDTKVIDAEFAFYGPMGFDIGVLIAHLLMNSIFHEKEHHSAYKSYLSELIQGVWYEFAEAFRKQSGQSRHDAVILPNPNRFLSKLFQDALGFAGCEIMRRVMGTSHVEDLESIEEEDVRADAETLALFIGQHLILKRHHIQNSDELMASLKQLKNSSGQTL comes from the coding sequence ATGGATTATCGTGAATTCACAGCATCGGAGGCGGCCGAATACGTCAGAACCATTCCGGGATTATTTCAAAAAAGTGCAGCTTTGATTGGCAGTGACATCAGCGATGGCAATATGAATCTTGTTTTCCGTGTGTATGACAGTAAAAATAGAGAGAACAGTGTGATTCTCAAGCAAGCACTTCCCTACATGCGGGCGGTGGGGCCTTCGTGGCCGCTCACATCTGATCGGATTCGCATCGAATATGAAACATTATCTGTTCAAAACAAAATTTGTCCTGATTGGGTTCCACGCATTTATCATTATGATGAAAAACGTGCACTGATCATCATGGAAGATTTATCTTCTCATCATATTCTCAGAAAAGGTCTCATGGCTCAACACCGTTACCCTTCTTTGCCGAAACATATCGGTACTTTTCTTGCTCGGTCTTTATTTTTAACGTCAGATTTCGGGGCGACATATGAAGAACGTCAAAAACTAAAAACACAATTTCAAAACAAAACGATGCGGCGGATATCGGAGGATTTCATTTTCACCTATCCATTTACAGATCATGAAATGAACCGATCGAATCCGTCTATCCAATCAGTTTTGGCGGATATAAGGAACAACGATGAATTACAAGCGGAGATCGCGATCATTAAACAACAATTTATCACTAACAAACAAGCCCTCATCCATGGTGATTTGCATACGGGAAGCATGATGGTGACCGGCAATGATACGAAGGTGATTGATGCAGAATTCGCATTTTACGGCCCGATGGGATTTGATATCGGTGTGTTGATCGCTCATCTATTAATGAATAGTATCTTCCACGAAAAAGAACACCATTCTGCCTACAAAAGCTATCTATCGGAATTGATTCAAGGGGTTTGGTATGAATTTGCAGAAGCGTTTCGAAAACAATCGGGACAATCTAGACATGATGCTGTCATTTTGCCGAATCCTAACCGTTTCTTATCAAAATTATTTCAAGATGCACTTGGCTTTGCAGGTTGCGAGATCATGCGCCGAGTCATGGGAACGTCCCACGTTGAAGACCTTGAAAGTATAGAAGAAGAAGATGTACGAGCTGACGCTGAAACCCTTGCCTTATTCATCGGACAACATCTTATTTTAAAAAGACATCACATTCAAAATTCGGACGAGCTAATGGCTTCGTTAAAACAACTGAAGAATTCGAGCGGTCAGACACTGTAG